A genomic region of Notamacropus eugenii isolate mMacEug1 chromosome 3, mMacEug1.pri_v2, whole genome shotgun sequence contains the following coding sequences:
- the LOC140534093 gene encoding keratin, type II cuticular Hb6-like encodes MTCGSYCGGSVRAFSCASACGPRPGRCCITAAPYRGVSCYRGLTGFGSRSYCGGYRAGSCGRSFGYRSGGVCGPSTPCITTVSINESLLTPLNLEIDPNAQCVKHEEKEQIKCLNSKFAAFIDKVRFLEQQNKLLETKWQFYQSRKCCESNLEPLFQGYIETLKRELECVEADSGRLASELNHVQEVLEGYKKKYEEEVSLRATAENEFVALKKDVDCAYLRKSDLEANAEALTEEINFLRALYEEEIRILQSQISDTSVVVKMDNSRDLNMDCVIAEIKSQYDDIASRSRAEAESWYRSKCEEMKATVIRHGESLRRTKEEINELNRMIQRLTAEVENAKCQNSKLEAAVTQSEQQGEAALNDARCKLAGLEEALQKAKQDMACLLKEYQEVMNSKLGLDIEIATYKRLLEGEEQRLCEGVGAVNVCVSSSRGGVVCGDLCTSTSGGARVLNTGSSVPSGGSVVVSAPNACAPCGVGSGYSVRSCGTSSCGIKRC; translated from the exons ATGACTTGTGGATCTTATTGCGGAGGCTCTGTGAGAGCTTTCAGCTGTGCCTCAGCCTGTGGGCCCCGGCCTGGCCGCTGCTGCATCACCGCCGCTCCCTACCGTGGAGTGTCCTGCTACAGGGGATTGACTGGCTTTGGCAGCCGCAGCTACTGTGGGGGCTACAGGGCTGGCTCCTGCGGCCGGAGCTTCGGCTATCGCTCTGGGGGAGTGTGCGGACCCAGCACCCCCTGCATCACCACCGTGTCCATCAATGAGAGCCTCCTGACCCCCCTCAACCTGGAGATCGACCCCAATGCCCAGTGTGTGAAGCATGAGGAGAAGGAGCAGATTAAGTGTCTCAACAGCAAGTTCGCTGCCTTCATCGACAAG GTGAGgttcctggagcagcagaacaaGCTTCTGGAGACCAAGTGGCAATTCTACCAGAGCCGGAAATGCTGTGAGAGCAACTTGGAGCCCCTGTTCCAGGGTTACATTGAGACCCTGAAGCGGGAGCTGGAGTGCGTGGAGGCCGACAGTGGGCGCCTGGCATCTGAGCTCAACCACGTGCAGGAAGTGCTGGAGGGCTACAAGAAGAA GTATGAGGAGGAGGTCTCCCTGAGAGCCACAGCTGAGAATGAATTCGTTGCTTTGAAGAAG GATGTGGACTGCGCCTACTTGAGGAAATCTGATCTGGAAGCCAATGCTGAGGCTCTGACAGAGGAGATCAACTTCCTGAGGGCCTTGTATGAGGAG GAGATCCGAATTCTCCAGTCTCAAATCTCAGACACCTCTGTCGTGGTAAAGATGGACAACAGCAGAGACCTCAACATGGACTGTGTCATTGCCGAGATCAAGTCTCAGTATGATGACATTGCCAGTCGCAGTCGGGCTGAGGCTGAGTCTTGGTACCGCAGCAAG TGTGAGGAGATGAAGGCTACAGTGATCCGCCATGGAGAGAGTCTACGCAGGACCAAGGAGGAGATCAATGAGCTGAACCGTATGATCCAGAGGCTGACCGCCGAGGTGGAGAATGCCAAGTGCCAG AATTCCAAGCTGGAGGCTGCTGTGACCCAGTCTGAGCAGCAGGGTGAGGCTGCCCTCAATGATGCCCGCTGCAAGCTGGCAGGACTGGAGGAGGCTCTGCAGAAGGCCAAGCAGGACATGGCTTGTCTGCTGAAGGAGTACCAGGAGGTCATGAACTCCAAGCTGGGGCTGGACATCGAGATCGCCACCTACAAAAGGCTGTTGGAGGGAGAGGAGCAAAG GTTGTGTGAGGGTGTTGGTGCCGTGAATGTCT GCGTCAGCAGCAGCCGAGGTGGCGTCGTCTGTGGCGATCTCTGCACCAGCACTTCCGGTGGTGCCCGTGTTCTCAACACCGGTAGCAGCGTCCCCTCCGGTGGCAGTGTGGTGGTCAGTGCACCTAACGCCTGTGCCCCCTGCGGGGTCGGTTCAGGCTATAGTGTCCGCTCTTGTGGCACCAGCTCTTGTGGGATCAAGAGATGTTAG